One segment of Phragmites australis chromosome 13, lpPhrAust1.1, whole genome shotgun sequence DNA contains the following:
- the LOC133888520 gene encoding trihelix transcription factor GTL1-like isoform X1: MQQQHQGGGTQYGAPPPPDMGPFSPPAASRAMPLSSRPPPTQQQQQSRTSYEELAAVSGAGGLQDDEMLGDAGGCGGAGGGSGASGNRWPREETLALIRIRSEMDATFRDATLKGPLWEDVSRKLADLGYKRSAKKCKEKFENVHKYYKRTKEGRAGRQDGKSYRFFSELEALHAADPQPQPQQLQLPPTSTAPPMHTFAAPVSAPLPMSTMPPPTGPMKPAPISSAAPSPAPVELPLAQPLNLQGFSFSSMSDSESDDESEDDDMTAETGGSQDRLGKRKRGGGSKKMMSFFEGLIQQVVERQEEMQRRFLETMEKREAERTAREEAWRRQEVARLNREQEHLAQERAAAASRDAAIIAVLQRIGGQSVQPPTSVVVPMPAPMQVQTLPPPKQPPRLPPPPQAIPQPKPILAAPLQQQPPQPQHKETSHNEAGTPRSAPPTSGTSLELVPAPEQHIDAGLGGVEGGSASSSRWPKTEVHALIQLRMDLDMRYQETGPKGPLWEEISSGMRRLGYNRSSKRCKEKWENINKYYKKVKESNKKRPEDSKTCPYFHQLELMYRKKHLGIGGAASAANAAAAAPAAALPEQQPPNRHEIEGKNINDDKRNNGGSGGGAQTSNGATAPTTTAAFDVDGGMKKPEDIVRELTEQPPREFTTDETDSDDMGDDYTDDGEEGEDDGKIQYRIQFQRPNPGGTNSAPAPATTTTPAVPTSTPASTFLAMVQ; the protein is encoded by the exons atgcagcagcagcaccaggGTGGCGGGACCCAGTACggggccccgccgccgccggacatGGGTCCGTTCTCTCCGCCGGCGGCTTCCAGAGCCATGCCGCTGAGCAGCAGGCCCCCGCcaacgcagcagcagcagcagtcgagGACGAGCTACGAAGAATTGGCCGCCGTGTCCGGCGCCGGTGGCTTGCAGGACGACGAGATGCTGGGCGAcgccggcggctgcggcggagcCGGCGGCGGGTCGGGCGCGTCCGGCAACCGCTGGCCGCGAGAGGAGACGCTGGCGCTCATCAGGATCCGGTCGGAGATGGATGCCACCTTCCGCGACGCCACGCTCAAGGGTCCCCTGTGGGAGGACGTCTCCAG GAAGCTTGCGGATTTGGGCTACAAGAGGAGCGCCAAGAAGTGCAAGGAGAAGTTTGAGAACGTGCACAAGTACTACAAGCGCACCAAGGAAGGCCGCGCCGGCAGGCAGGACGGGAAGAGCTACCGCTTCTTCTCCGAGCTTGAGGCGCTGCATGCCGCCGatccgcagccgcagccgcagcagcTGCAGTTGCCACCCACCAGCACCGCCCCACCGATGCACACCTTCGCAGCGCCAGTGTCCGCGCCGCTGCCGATGAGTACCATGCCGCCGCCAACCGGGCCGATGAAGCCGGCGCCCATATCTTCGGCGGCGCCGTCCCCGGCGCCCGTGGAGCTGCCCCTGGCGCAGCCCCTAAACCTGCAAGGCTTCAGCTTCTCATCCATGTCGGACTCGGAGTCGGACGACGAGTCCGAGGACGACGACATGACAGCGGAGACGGGCGGCAGCCAGGACCGGCTCGGCAAGCGGaagcgcggcggcggcagcaagaAAATGATGTCTTTCTTCGAGGGTCTCATTCAGCAAGTCGTCGAGAGGCAGGAGGAAATGCAGCGGCGGTTCCTGGAGACCATGGAGAAGCGGGAGGCGGAGCGCACGGCGCGGGAGGAGGCGTGGCGCAGGCAGGAGGTTGCCCGCCTCAACCGCGAGCAGGAGCACCTCGCTCAGGAgcgcgccgccgcggcctcccgCGACGCCGCAATCATCGCCGTTCTCCAGCGCATCGGCGGACAGTCCGTTCAACCCCCTACCTCCGTCGTCGTCCCAATGCCGGCACCGATGCAAGTTCAGACCCTGCCGCCGCCAAAACAACCTCCACGACTGCCGCCACCACCGCAGGCGATACCGCAGCCGAAGCCAATCTTAGCCGCGCcgctgcagcagcagccgccacaGCCGCAGCACAAGGAAACGTCGCACAACGAAGCAGGTACGCCGCGCAGCGCACCCCCGACGTCTGGCACATCTCTCGAGCTGGTGCCCGCCCCGGAGCAGCACATCGATGCCGGGCTAGGAGGAGTGGAGGGCGGGTCGGCGTCGTCGTCGCGGTGGCCCAAGACGGAGGTGCACGCGCTCATCCAGCTGCGCATGGACCTGGATATGCGCTACCAGGAGACGGGTCCCAAGGGCCCCCTCTGGGAGGAGATATCGTCCGGGATGCGACGTCTGGGGTACAATCGGAGCTCGAAGCGGTGCAAGGAGAAGTGGGAGAACATCAACAAGTACTACAAGAAGGTGAAGGAGAGCAACAAGAAGCGGCCCGAGGATTCCAAGACATGCCCGTACTTCCACCAGCTTGAGCTCATGTACCGCAAGAAGCACCTCGGCATTGGCGGAGCCGCCTCCGCGGCCAATGCCGCCGCCGcggctcccgccgccgccttgcCGGAGCAGCAGCCGCCGAACAGGCACGAGATAGAAGGGAAGAACATCAACGATGATAAGAGGAACAACGGAGGGTCAGGCGGAGGCGCGCAAACCAGCAACGGCGCGACAGCGCCGACGACGACGGCCGCGTTCGACGTCGACGGCGGCATGAAAAAG CCAGAAGACATCGTCAGGGAGCTGACCGAGCAGCCGCCCCGGGAGTTCACGACGGACGAGACCGACAGCGACGACATGGGCGACGACTACACCGACGACGGCGAGGAAGGCGAGGACGACGGCAAAATACAGTACAGGATACAGTTCCAGAGGCCGAACCCGGGTGGCACCAACAGCGCGCCAGCACCGGCAACGACGACAACACCGGCCGTGCCGACCTCGACTCCAGCAAGCACCTTCCTCGCCATGGTTCAATAG
- the LOC133888520 gene encoding trihelix transcription factor GTL1-like isoform X2, giving the protein MQQQHQGGGTQYGAPPPPDMGPFSPPAASRAMPLSSRPPPTQQQQQSRTSYEELAAVSGAGGLQDDEMLGDAGGCGGAGGGSGASGNRWPREETLALIRIRSEMDATFRDATLKGPLWEDVSRKLADLGYKRSAKKCKEKFENVHKYYKRTKEGRAGRQDGKSYRFFSELEALHAADPQPQPQQLQLPPTSTAPPMHTFAAPVSAPLPMSTMPPPTGPMKPAPISSAAPSPAPVELPLAQPLNLQGFSFSSMSDSESDDESEDDDMTAETGGSQDRLGKRKRGGGSKKMMSFFEGLIQQVVERQEEMQRRFLETMEKREAERTAREEAWRRQEVARLNREQEHLAQERAAAASRDAAIIAVLQRIGGQSVQPPTSVVVPMPAPMQVQTLPPPKQPPRLPPPPQAIPQPKPILAAPLQQQPPQPQHKETSHNEAGTPRSAPPTSGTSLELVPAPEQHIDAGLGGVEGGSASSSRWPKTEVHALIQLRMDLDMRYQETGPKGPLWEEISSGMRRLGYNRSSKRCKEKWENINKYYKKVKESNKKRPEDSKTCPYFHQLELMYRKKHLGIGGAASAANAAAAAPAAALPEQQPPNRHEIEGKNINDDKRNNGGSGGGAQTSNGATAPTTTAAFDVDGGMKKKTSSGS; this is encoded by the exons atgcagcagcagcaccaggGTGGCGGGACCCAGTACggggccccgccgccgccggacatGGGTCCGTTCTCTCCGCCGGCGGCTTCCAGAGCCATGCCGCTGAGCAGCAGGCCCCCGCcaacgcagcagcagcagcagtcgagGACGAGCTACGAAGAATTGGCCGCCGTGTCCGGCGCCGGTGGCTTGCAGGACGACGAGATGCTGGGCGAcgccggcggctgcggcggagcCGGCGGCGGGTCGGGCGCGTCCGGCAACCGCTGGCCGCGAGAGGAGACGCTGGCGCTCATCAGGATCCGGTCGGAGATGGATGCCACCTTCCGCGACGCCACGCTCAAGGGTCCCCTGTGGGAGGACGTCTCCAG GAAGCTTGCGGATTTGGGCTACAAGAGGAGCGCCAAGAAGTGCAAGGAGAAGTTTGAGAACGTGCACAAGTACTACAAGCGCACCAAGGAAGGCCGCGCCGGCAGGCAGGACGGGAAGAGCTACCGCTTCTTCTCCGAGCTTGAGGCGCTGCATGCCGCCGatccgcagccgcagccgcagcagcTGCAGTTGCCACCCACCAGCACCGCCCCACCGATGCACACCTTCGCAGCGCCAGTGTCCGCGCCGCTGCCGATGAGTACCATGCCGCCGCCAACCGGGCCGATGAAGCCGGCGCCCATATCTTCGGCGGCGCCGTCCCCGGCGCCCGTGGAGCTGCCCCTGGCGCAGCCCCTAAACCTGCAAGGCTTCAGCTTCTCATCCATGTCGGACTCGGAGTCGGACGACGAGTCCGAGGACGACGACATGACAGCGGAGACGGGCGGCAGCCAGGACCGGCTCGGCAAGCGGaagcgcggcggcggcagcaagaAAATGATGTCTTTCTTCGAGGGTCTCATTCAGCAAGTCGTCGAGAGGCAGGAGGAAATGCAGCGGCGGTTCCTGGAGACCATGGAGAAGCGGGAGGCGGAGCGCACGGCGCGGGAGGAGGCGTGGCGCAGGCAGGAGGTTGCCCGCCTCAACCGCGAGCAGGAGCACCTCGCTCAGGAgcgcgccgccgcggcctcccgCGACGCCGCAATCATCGCCGTTCTCCAGCGCATCGGCGGACAGTCCGTTCAACCCCCTACCTCCGTCGTCGTCCCAATGCCGGCACCGATGCAAGTTCAGACCCTGCCGCCGCCAAAACAACCTCCACGACTGCCGCCACCACCGCAGGCGATACCGCAGCCGAAGCCAATCTTAGCCGCGCcgctgcagcagcagccgccacaGCCGCAGCACAAGGAAACGTCGCACAACGAAGCAGGTACGCCGCGCAGCGCACCCCCGACGTCTGGCACATCTCTCGAGCTGGTGCCCGCCCCGGAGCAGCACATCGATGCCGGGCTAGGAGGAGTGGAGGGCGGGTCGGCGTCGTCGTCGCGGTGGCCCAAGACGGAGGTGCACGCGCTCATCCAGCTGCGCATGGACCTGGATATGCGCTACCAGGAGACGGGTCCCAAGGGCCCCCTCTGGGAGGAGATATCGTCCGGGATGCGACGTCTGGGGTACAATCGGAGCTCGAAGCGGTGCAAGGAGAAGTGGGAGAACATCAACAAGTACTACAAGAAGGTGAAGGAGAGCAACAAGAAGCGGCCCGAGGATTCCAAGACATGCCCGTACTTCCACCAGCTTGAGCTCATGTACCGCAAGAAGCACCTCGGCATTGGCGGAGCCGCCTCCGCGGCCAATGCCGCCGCCGcggctcccgccgccgccttgcCGGAGCAGCAGCCGCCGAACAGGCACGAGATAGAAGGGAAGAACATCAACGATGATAAGAGGAACAACGGAGGGTCAGGCGGAGGCGCGCAAACCAGCAACGGCGCGACAGCGCCGACGACGACGGCCGCGTTCGACGTCGACGGCGGCATGAAAAAG AAGACATCGTCAGGGAGCTGA